A region from the Toxotes jaculatrix isolate fToxJac2 chromosome 2, fToxJac2.pri, whole genome shotgun sequence genome encodes:
- the LOC121197090 gene encoding galanin receptor type 1-like, translating into METFGQQVNSSGFGQMNRADEALIKALVPILDGLILVTGLVGQTLVITILTGRRRKESQPPHGTDTLLLALSAADLLLLLCLPFHTSAITLGFWPFGSFLCKAISFLGVACSAASVFTLAALAVTRYLTVVHPTWAYRSRMHRRIKLTVALLWVPASALAAPQFAFRTVTLSSGVYCFAFLSDFSQLVYSIALFLFGFALPLGIIVLMYAKIYCFLRHARLLGNAPQLERYQSQVTHTSALLVLVFTLLWLPSYALMFSFIGGNITGSPGYNIIAILARLLASSVAVVNPVLYGFMSQKFRRDLLELGRDRWAWCKSCLIGCPRVMSRDVVQPFELDTTSERGQN; encoded by the coding sequence ATGGAGACTTTCGGGCAGCAAGTAAACAGCAGCGGCTTTGGCCAAATGAACCGGGCAGATGAAGCTCTGATTAAAGCCTTGGTGCCCATCCTGGATGGGCTAATTCTGGTGACTGGTCTTGTAGGTCAAACCCTCGTTATCACCATCCTTACcggcaggaggaggaaagaaagtcAACCCCCGCACGGTACAGACACCCTGCTGCTGGCTCTGAGTGCTGCTGACCTGCTGCTTTTGCTCTGCCTGCCCTTCCACACCTCTGCTATCACCCTGGGCTTTTGGCCTTTCGGCAGCTTCCTGTGCAAAGCCATCAGCTTCCTGGGTGTGGCCTGCTCGGCTGCCTCAGTCTTCACCCTGGCAGCTTTGGCTGTGACACGCTACCTCACAGTGGTACACCCCACCTGGGCGTACCGTTCGAGAATGCACAGACGCATAAAGCTGACAGTCGCTCTGCTCTGGGTCCCTGCCTCAGCCTTGGCAGCTCCGCAGTTTGCCTTCCGCACAGTTACCCTGTCCAGCGGTGTGTACTGTTTTGCCTTCCTGTCTGACTTCAGCCAGCTGGTCTACAGCATCGCTCTCTTCCTGTTCGGCTTCGCTCTGCCACTAGGCATCATTGTATTGATGTACGCCAAGATCTACTGTTTTCTTCGACATGCACGGCTGCTGGGGAACGCTCCCCAGCTGGAGCGCTACCAGAGCCAGGTCACTCACACTTCAGCTCTCCTGGTCCTGGTCTTCACTCTCCTGTGGCTGCCTTCCTACGCCCTGATGTTCTCCTTCATTGGAGGAAACATAACAGGCTCACCTGGCTACAATATTATTGCTATCCTGGCCCGACTCCTGGCATCCTCAGTAGCAGTGGTAAACCCAGTGCTGTATGGCTTTATGTCTCAGAAGTTTAGGCGAGACTTACTAGAACTGGGCAGAGATCGCTGGGCATGGTGCAAAAGCTGTCTAATTGGCTGTCCTCGTGTGATGAGCAGGGATGTGGTGCAGCCCTTTGAGCTGGACACAACCTCAGAGAGAGGCCAAAACTGA